In Ancalomicrobiaceae bacterium S20, the following proteins share a genomic window:
- the flgG gene encoding flagellar basal-body rod protein FlgG, whose translation MKALYIAASGMMAQELNVEVTSNNIANMRTTGFKKQRVDFQDLLYQDMRRVGSQASDSGNVLPTGVQVGSGVRTAATPRIMSQGTLSSTEKETDVAVKGEGMFRILLPDGRTAYTRDGSFELNNSGQLVTADGYSVDPAITVPANAANFTINAQGVVQVTVGNATTPTTIGQIQLARFVNKSGLEAIGNNLFLETGSSGAPQVANPGDEGYGTLLQKQLEAANVNSVTEISDLIAAQRAYEMNSRVIRAADEMMSSTVSPK comes from the coding sequence ATGAAGGCCCTCTATATCGCCGCCTCCGGCATGATGGCGCAGGAACTCAACGTCGAAGTGACGTCGAACAACATCGCCAACATGCGCACCACCGGCTTCAAGAAGCAGCGCGTGGACTTCCAGGACCTGCTCTACCAGGACATGCGTCGGGTCGGATCGCAGGCCTCGGACTCAGGCAACGTGCTGCCGACCGGCGTGCAGGTCGGCTCCGGCGTGCGCACCGCCGCCACCCCCCGGATCATGTCGCAGGGCACCCTGTCCTCGACCGAGAAGGAGACGGACGTCGCGGTCAAGGGCGAGGGCATGTTCCGGATCCTGCTGCCCGACGGCCGCACCGCCTACACCCGCGACGGCTCGTTCGAACTGAACAATTCCGGCCAGCTCGTCACCGCCGACGGCTACTCGGTCGACCCGGCGATCACGGTTCCGGCCAACGCCGCCAACTTCACCATCAACGCCCAGGGCGTGGTGCAGGTGACGGTCGGCAACGCGACGACGCCGACCACCATCGGCCAGATCCAGCTCGCCCGCTTCGTCAACAAGTCGGGCCTCGAGGCGATCGGCAACAACCTGTTCCTGGAAACCGGCTCATCGGGCGCCCCCCAGGTCGCCAACCCCGGCGACGAGGGCTACGGCACGCTGCTGCAGAAGCAGCTCGAGGCCGCCAACGTCAATTCCGTGACCGAGATCTCCGACCTGATCGCCGCGCAGCGCGCCTACGAGATGAACTCCCGTGTCATCCGCGCCGCCGACGAGATGATGTCGTCGACCGTGTCGCCGAAGTGA
- the flgF gene encoding flagellar basal-body rod protein FlgF → MENAQLVGLSRQVTLRRELDLIANNVANVDTMGFKAQTLLMKEQKLPPARENSFDRRSDRPVSFVLDDGNVYDLKPGQMVQTGNETDVAIDGKGWFAVQTPQGERYTRNGSFVIRADGTLVTRDNNPVLTEAGPLVLQPGEANLTIAGDGQISTSQGAKGKLRVVDFARQSDVKKVGETLFEGQNPQAATLPRLVQGQVEKSNVRAVVEMSRLIEVSRNYQAIAQWMSQTDDLRKNAIEKLAQVA, encoded by the coding sequence ATGGAAAACGCACAGCTCGTCGGGCTGTCGCGCCAGGTGACGCTCAGACGTGAGCTCGACCTGATCGCGAACAACGTCGCCAACGTCGACACGATGGGCTTCAAGGCCCAGACGCTGCTCATGAAGGAGCAGAAGCTTCCGCCCGCCCGCGAAAACTCGTTCGACCGGCGCTCGGATCGCCCGGTGAGCTTCGTGCTCGACGACGGCAACGTCTACGACCTGAAGCCCGGCCAGATGGTCCAGACCGGCAACGAGACTGACGTCGCGATCGACGGCAAGGGCTGGTTCGCGGTGCAGACGCCGCAGGGCGAGCGCTACACGCGCAACGGCTCCTTCGTGATCCGCGCCGACGGCACGCTCGTGACGCGCGACAACAATCCGGTGCTCACCGAGGCCGGCCCGCTGGTGCTCCAGCCGGGCGAGGCGAACCTCACCATCGCCGGCGACGGTCAGATCTCCACCTCGCAGGGCGCCAAGGGCAAGCTGCGCGTGGTCGACTTCGCCCGCCAGTCCGACGTCAAGAAGGTCGGCGAGACGCTGTTCGAGGGCCAGAACCCGCAGGCGGCGACGCTCCCGCGCCTCGTCCAGGGCCAGGTCGAGAAGTCGAACGTCCGCGCCGTCGTCGAGATGTCGCGGCTGATCGAGGTCAGCCGCAATTACCAGGCGATCGCGCAGTGGATGTCGCAGACCGACGATCTGCGCAAGAACGCGATCGAAAAGCTGGCCCAGGTGGCCTGA
- a CDS encoding flagellar basal body-associated FliL family protein: MAKKPEKKEADAPEGEEAQAGGGKKKLIIIGGAVGALLLIGGGAAFFLMGGKKEEAHGADPHAPAAAHDVKKETLFVELPEMTVNLSTVDSRATFLKVKIALEVSDKMTEEKIKPVLPRVLDAFQLYLRELRSSDLDGSAGLYRVKEELQRRINVAIYPAKIEAVLFKEILVQ; the protein is encoded by the coding sequence ATGGCCAAGAAGCCCGAAAAGAAGGAAGCCGACGCGCCGGAAGGCGAAGAGGCCCAGGCCGGCGGCGGCAAGAAGAAGCTGATCATCATCGGCGGCGCCGTCGGCGCGCTGCTGCTGATCGGCGGCGGCGCCGCGTTCTTCCTGATGGGCGGCAAGAAGGAGGAGGCGCACGGCGCCGATCCCCATGCGCCGGCGGCCGCGCACGACGTCAAGAAGGAGACGCTGTTCGTCGAGCTGCCGGAGATGACGGTCAATCTCTCCACGGTCGACAGCCGCGCCACCTTCCTGAAGGTGAAGATCGCGCTCGAGGTCTCCGACAAGATGACCGAGGAGAAGATCAAGCCGGTGCTGCCGCGCGTGCTCGATGCCTTTCAGCTCTACCTGCGCGAACTGCGCTCGTCCGACCTCGACGGTTCGGCCGGGCTCTACCGCGTCAAGGAGGAACTGCAGCGCCGCATCAACGTCGCGATCTATCCGGCGAAGATCGAAGCGGTGCTGTTCAAGGAAATCCTGGTCCAGTGA
- the fliM gene encoding flagellar motor switch protein FliM, translating into MAGEEDLEDLDAAWGAALAEQKGTDDEDDLSADWGAALAEQGVEGADDMVASLAGDDAEFDLDQATRGGDRILNQEEIDNLLGFDLDQQISGEQSGIRALINSAMVSYERLPMLEIVFDRLVRLTTTSLRNFTSDNVEVSLDSITSVRFGDYLNSIPLPAILGVFKAEEWDNFGLVTVDSSLIYSIIDVLLGGGRGTTPIRVEGRPYTTIETNLVRRMIEVVLADAEHAFAPLSPVRFNLERLETNPRFAAISRPANAAILAEFRIDMEDRGGKIEVLIPYATLEPIRELLLQMFMGEKFGRDPIWEGHLATEIFSAEIEVDAVLFEEEMSLGQILDLKVGQTLLFEVGPRDPVMVKCGGIELTEGQMGRSGENISVRIARNLRRPKMTLAAFEKAASQKEMQAS; encoded by the coding sequence ATGGCCGGGGAAGAAGATCTCGAAGACCTCGATGCCGCGTGGGGTGCGGCCCTCGCCGAGCAGAAGGGCACGGACGACGAAGATGATTTGTCGGCCGACTGGGGTGCCGCGCTCGCCGAGCAGGGCGTCGAGGGTGCGGACGACATGGTCGCCTCGCTCGCCGGCGACGATGCCGAGTTCGACCTCGACCAGGCGACCCGCGGCGGCGACCGCATCCTGAATCAGGAAGAGATCGACAACCTGCTCGGTTTCGATCTCGACCAGCAGATTTCCGGCGAGCAGTCGGGCATCCGGGCGCTGATCAACTCGGCGATGGTGTCCTACGAGCGTCTGCCGATGCTCGAAATCGTGTTCGACCGCCTCGTGCGGCTGACCACGACGTCCCTGCGCAACTTCACCTCCGACAACGTCGAGGTCTCGCTCGACAGCATCACCTCCGTCCGCTTCGGCGACTACCTGAACTCGATCCCGCTGCCGGCGATTCTCGGCGTGTTCAAGGCCGAGGAATGGGACAACTTCGGTCTGGTCACGGTCGATTCCAGCCTGATCTACTCGATCATCGACGTGCTGCTCGGCGGCGGGCGCGGCACGACGCCGATCCGCGTCGAGGGGCGGCCCTACACCACGATCGAGACCAACCTCGTGCGCCGGATGATCGAGGTCGTGCTGGCCGACGCCGAGCATGCCTTCGCGCCGCTGTCGCCGGTCCGGTTCAATCTGGAGCGGCTGGAGACCAACCCGCGCTTCGCGGCGATCTCGCGGCCGGCGAACGCGGCGATTTTGGCCGAATTCCGCATCGACATGGAAGACCGGGGCGGCAAGATCGAGGTCTTGATCCCCTATGCGACGCTGGAGCCGATCCGCGAACTTCTGCTCCAGATGTTCATGGGCGAGAAGTTCGGCCGCGACCCGATCTGGGAAGGCCATCTCGCCACCGAGATCTTTTCGGCCGAGATCGAGGTCGACGCCGTGCTGTTCGAGGAAGAGATGTCGCTCGGGCAAATCCTCGATCTCAAGGTCGGCCAGACGCTGCTGTTCGAGGTCGGCCCGCGTGACCCGGTGATGGTCAAGTGCGGCGGTATCGAGCTGACGGAAGGGCAGATGGGTCGTTCGGGCGAGAACATCTCGGTCCGGATCGCGCGCAACCTGCGTCGGCCGAAAATGACATTGGCCGCCTTCGAGAAGGCGGCCTCGCAGAAGGAGATGCAGGCGTCATGA
- a CDS encoding DUF6468 domain-containing protein, with amino-acid sequence MTSLLQIAVEGLVSVLLILTIGYCMLLNMRLKRLRADEANLRATISELLTATEIAERAITGLKQTASDCDKTLAQRLREAEFFSMEISREISEGEKVLGRIAAITQAARAATTAAQAQPAPAYAPAAYAPAPHAQAPVHHPAAHQPAAPVMPPIAPRVPAAAPPVEAVRPGDRLGLLRSRAAEAAERLANIRRSTTEAA; translated from the coding sequence ATGACCAGCTTGCTGCAGATCGCCGTCGAAGGCCTCGTCTCCGTGCTGCTCATCCTGACGATCGGCTACTGCATGTTGCTCAACATGCGGTTGAAGCGCTTGCGCGCGGACGAAGCCAATCTCCGGGCGACCATCTCGGAGCTGCTGACCGCCACCGAGATCGCCGAACGGGCGATCACCGGCCTCAAGCAGACCGCGTCGGATTGCGACAAGACCCTCGCCCAGCGGCTGCGCGAGGCGGAGTTCTTCTCTATGGAGATCAGCCGCGAGATCTCCGAGGGCGAGAAGGTGCTCGGCCGCATCGCTGCCATCACCCAGGCCGCGCGGGCCGCGACGACGGCCGCCCAGGCCCAGCCGGCGCCGGCCTACGCGCCGGCCGCTTACGCGCCGGCGCCCCATGCGCAGGCCCCGGTTCATCACCCCGCGGCTCACCAGCCGGCTGCCCCGGTCATGCCGCCGATCGCGCCGCGCGTGCCCGCGGCCGCACCGCCGGTCGAGGCCGTTCGGCCGGGTGACCGGCTCGGGCTTCTCAGATCGCGCGCGGCGGAAGCCGCCGAGCGCCTCGCCAACATCCGGCGTTCGACCACGGAGGCCGCATGA
- the fliP gene encoding flagellar type III secretion system pore protein FliP (The bacterial flagellar biogenesis protein FliP forms a type III secretion system (T3SS)-type pore required for flagellar assembly.): protein MIAVATFLSAFFVLPAAAQDIAINFGPGTGLTERAVQMIALVTVLSLAPSIIVMVTSFTRIVVVLSLLRSAIGLQTAPPNSVIISLSLFLTLFVMGPAFQRAYDEGVKPLTDGTIEMEQALDRAGTPFHEFMRTHVRPKDLELFVDLSREPKPNAPEDLSYRILIPAFMISELRRAFEIGFLLYLPFLVIDLVVASVLMSMGMMMLPPVTISLPFKLIFFVLVDGWNLVAGSLVKSF, encoded by the coding sequence CTGATCGCCGTTGCGACGTTCCTGTCCGCCTTCTTCGTGCTACCCGCCGCCGCGCAGGATATCGCGATCAACTTCGGCCCGGGCACAGGCCTGACCGAGCGCGCCGTGCAGATGATCGCGCTCGTGACGGTGCTGTCGCTGGCGCCGTCCATCATCGTGATGGTGACGAGCTTCACCCGCATCGTCGTGGTTCTGTCGCTGCTGCGTTCCGCGATCGGCCTGCAGACCGCCCCGCCGAACTCGGTGATCATCAGCCTGTCGCTGTTTCTGACCCTGTTCGTGATGGGGCCGGCGTTCCAGCGCGCCTATGACGAGGGCGTCAAGCCGCTGACCGACGGCACGATCGAGATGGAACAGGCGCTCGACCGCGCCGGCACGCCGTTCCACGAGTTCATGCGCACCCACGTCCGGCCGAAGGATCTCGAACTCTTCGTCGATCTTTCGCGCGAGCCGAAGCCGAATGCGCCCGAGGATCTGAGCTACCGCATCCTGATCCCGGCCTTCATGATCTCGGAGCTGCGCCGCGCCTTCGAGATCGGCTTCCTGCTCTATCTGCCGTTTCTGGTCATCGATCTGGTCGTTGCTTCGGTGCTCATGTCCATGGGCATGATGATGCTGCCGCCGGTGACGATCTCGCTGCCGTTCAAGCTGATCTTCTTCGTGCTCGTCGACGGCTGGAATCTGGTCGCCGGCAGTCTGGTCAAGAGCTTCTGA
- the flgB gene encoding flagellar basal body rod protein FlgB, translating to MNVLKTKMQWHQVRQRVLSENVANADTPHYRGKDLAKVDFQPHSVVPPSAPRVGMVQTSAGHLAGRAPSDDPSFKKNGGPNFQVRPNGNQVNLEEEMTKSAENQIDYQTATSLYQQSLSVLRTALGRKA from the coding sequence ATGAATGTGTTGAAGACCAAGATGCAGTGGCATCAGGTCCGTCAGCGCGTCCTCTCCGAGAACGTCGCCAATGCCGACACGCCGCACTATCGCGGCAAGGACCTCGCCAAGGTCGATTTCCAGCCGCATTCGGTGGTGCCGCCGTCGGCGCCGCGCGTCGGCATGGTGCAGACCTCCGCCGGCCATCTGGCCGGGCGCGCGCCGTCGGACGATCCGAGCTTCAAGAAGAACGGCGGTCCGAACTTTCAGGTCCGGCCGAACGGCAATCAGGTCAATCTCGAGGAAGAGATGACCAAGTCGGCCGAGAACCAGATCGACTACCAGACCGCCACCTCGCTCTATCAGCAGTCGCTTTCGGTCCTGCGCACGGCGCTCGGCCGCAAGGCCTGA
- the flgC gene encoding flagellar basal body rod protein FlgC: MDFIQSMKIATSGLKAQSGRMRVISENIANADSTGRTPGADPYRRKVPTFTSHFDKEANANTVALGQVKKDTSDFKTRYEPGHPAADQNGYVKYPNVEPLIEMVDMREAQRSYEANLNIVTATRRMIQKTLDILRA, encoded by the coding sequence ATGGATTTCATCCAGTCGATGAAGATCGCCACCTCCGGCCTCAAGGCGCAGTCCGGCCGGATGCGGGTGATCTCGGAGAACATCGCCAACGCCGACTCCACCGGCCGTACGCCGGGCGCCGATCCGTATCGGCGCAAGGTGCCGACCTTCACGTCGCATTTCGACAAGGAAGCCAACGCCAACACGGTCGCGCTCGGCCAGGTCAAGAAGGACACCTCCGACTTCAAGACCCGCTACGAGCCCGGCCATCCGGCCGCCGACCAGAACGGCTACGTGAAGTATCCGAATGTCGAGCCGCTGATCGAAATGGTCGACATGCGCGAGGCCCAGCGCTCCTACGAGGCCAACCTCAACATCGTGACGGCGACGCGCCGCATGATCCAGAAGACTCTCGACATCCTGCGCGCCTGA
- a CDS encoding flagellar hook-basal body complex protein FliE: MIPATYATNAYKLAQNLANRGDKGQTGGDDLTRPDFAGMLKQAVGSVVDQGRAAEAKQVAYASGKADVVDVVTAVAETQVALETMVTLRDKVISAYEDIMRMSI, translated from the coding sequence ATGATTCCCGCAACTTATGCGACGAATGCCTATAAGCTCGCCCAGAACCTCGCGAATCGCGGCGACAAGGGGCAGACTGGCGGCGACGATCTGACCCGTCCCGATTTCGCCGGCATGCTGAAGCAGGCCGTCGGCAGCGTGGTCGATCAGGGCCGCGCCGCGGAGGCGAAGCAGGTCGCCTATGCCTCGGGCAAGGCGGACGTCGTCGACGTCGTCACCGCGGTCGCGGAGACCCAGGTCGCGCTCGAGACCATGGTCACGCTGCGCGACAAGGTGATCTCGGCCTACGAGGACATCATGCGGATGTCGATCTGA
- the fliQ gene encoding flagellar biosynthesis protein FliQ, with product MTGGEILDLARDAIWTIVLVSAPIMIVGLAVGVVVGLLQALTQIQEATLVYVPKILAIFITMLIVFPFMGSQLGGFMTRLMERIVAAG from the coding sequence ATGACCGGCGGCGAAATCCTCGATCTGGCGCGCGACGCGATCTGGACGATCGTGCTCGTCTCCGCGCCGATCATGATCGTCGGTCTGGCGGTTGGCGTGGTCGTCGGCCTGTTGCAGGCGCTGACGCAGATCCAGGAAGCGACCCTCGTCTACGTGCCGAAGATCCTGGCGATCTTCATCACCATGCTGATCGTGTTCCCCTTCATGGGATCGCAGCTCGGCGGCTTCATGACCCGCCTGATGGAGCGCATCGTTGCCGCCGGCTGA
- the fliR gene encoding flagellar biosynthetic protein FliR, translating to MISLRFLPDIAVIFMLAFGRLGALCMLMPGTGESGIPQRVRLALALLLTLMFYPAVAGYYPTGLANNVPKLVVYLGAEIAVGIFLGLVGRIVLSAGQVAGTIIANQLGLGFAMTVDPSQGQQGVIFGNFLSMLAMTMIFVTDLHHLSVAALGSSFTLFRPGEWMPVGDFAQVAVKLVADSFRIGLQVSAPFLAFGLVFNLGLGVLAKLMPQLQIFFIATPLSIGGGMVLFALLISTIMLWYIDHVRDGLSQLVAS from the coding sequence ATGATCTCGCTCCGCTTCCTGCCCGACATCGCGGTGATCTTCATGCTCGCCTTCGGGCGGCTCGGCGCCCTGTGCATGTTGATGCCGGGAACGGGGGAGAGCGGCATCCCGCAGCGCGTGCGTCTGGCGCTCGCGCTCTTGCTGACGCTCATGTTCTATCCGGCGGTCGCGGGCTACTACCCGACCGGGCTCGCCAACAACGTGCCGAAGCTCGTGGTCTATCTCGGCGCGGAGATCGCGGTCGGGATCTTTCTCGGCCTGGTCGGCCGCATCGTGCTCTCGGCCGGACAGGTCGCCGGCACGATCATCGCGAACCAGCTCGGCCTCGGCTTTGCCATGACCGTCGATCCCTCGCAGGGGCAGCAGGGCGTGATCTTCGGCAATTTCCTGTCGATGCTGGCGATGACGATGATCTTCGTCACCGACCTGCATCATCTGTCGGTCGCCGCGCTCGGCTCGAGCTTCACGTTGTTCCGCCCCGGCGAATGGATGCCGGTCGGCGATTTCGCGCAGGTCGCGGTCAAGCTCGTGGCCGACAGTTTTCGGATCGGCCTGCAGGTCTCCGCGCCGTTCCTCGCCTTCGGTCTCGTCTTCAACCTCGGCCTCGGCGTGCTCGCCAAGCTGATGCCGCAGCTGCAGATCTTCTTCATCGCGACGCCGCTGTCGATCGGCGGCGGCATGGTGCTGTTCGCACTGCTGATCTCGACCATCATGCTCTGGTACATCGACCACGTGCGCGACGGCCTCAGCCAGTTGGTCGCGAGCTAG
- the flhB gene encoding flagellar biosynthesis protein FlhB encodes MADSDENEKTEEPTQKKLDEAIKRGDVVKSQEVSAFFVLGAATIMIAFMASPMSRNLAKPLAAFIDHVHEISLDRRGLAEVYLDLGRAILAAIGLPAVAFLIAGIVGNAIQHRLLWTAEPLTPKLSKVSPLAGLKRIFSVEGLVNFVKGIIKLIVVGVAMWWAIRPELKRLDTIVAADTLGLLAITQTIAIKLMIAVMIVMGFVAGADYLFQRHRWMQRQRMSRQEIKEEFKQTEGNPEIKAKIRQLRQSRARKRMMAAVPSATVVVTNPTHYAVALKYEKGMQAPICVAKGVDLIALKIREIAEANKVPVVENPPLARALYATVDMDKQIPEDHYKAVAEVIGFVMRLRGRR; translated from the coding sequence ATGGCGGACAGCGACGAGAACGAGAAAACAGAAGAACCGACACAGAAGAAGCTCGACGAGGCGATCAAGCGCGGCGACGTGGTCAAGAGCCAGGAGGTCTCGGCCTTCTTCGTGCTCGGCGCGGCGACGATCATGATCGCGTTCATGGCTTCGCCGATGAGCCGCAACCTCGCCAAGCCGCTGGCGGCCTTCATCGATCATGTCCACGAGATCTCGCTCGACCGGCGCGGCCTGGCCGAGGTCTACCTCGATCTCGGCCGTGCCATCCTGGCCGCGATCGGCCTGCCGGCGGTGGCGTTCCTGATCGCGGGGATCGTCGGCAATGCGATCCAACACCGGCTCCTGTGGACCGCCGAGCCGCTCACGCCGAAACTCTCGAAAGTCTCGCCGCTCGCGGGCCTGAAGCGCATCTTCTCGGTCGAGGGCCTGGTCAATTTCGTCAAGGGCATCATCAAGCTGATCGTGGTCGGCGTCGCCATGTGGTGGGCCATCCGCCCCGAACTGAAGCGGCTCGACACGATCGTCGCCGCCGACACGCTCGGGCTCCTCGCGATCACCCAGACGATTGCCATCAAGCTGATGATCGCGGTCATGATCGTGATGGGCTTCGTCGCCGGCGCGGACTACCTGTTCCAGCGCCATCGCTGGATGCAGCGCCAGCGCATGAGCCGGCAGGAGATCAAGGAAGAGTTCAAGCAGACCGAAGGCAATCCGGAGATCAAGGCGAAGATCCGGCAGCTGCGCCAGAGCCGCGCGCGCAAGCGCATGATGGCGGCGGTGCCCTCGGCGACCGTGGTCGTCACCAACCCGACCCACTATGCCGTTGCGCTCAAATACGAAAAGGGCATGCAGGCGCCGATCTGCGTCGCCAAGGGCGTGGACCTGATCGCGCTCAAGATCCGCGAGATCGCCGAGGCCAACAAGGTGCCGGTGGTCGAAAACCCGCCGCTCGCCCGCGCGCTCTACGCCACCGTCGACATGGACAAGCAGATCCCGGAAGACCACTACAAGGCCGTCGCCGAGGTGATCGGCTTCGTGATGCGGCTGAGAGGGCGGCGGTAG
- the cckA gene encoding cell cycle histidine kinase CckA — protein MSDANIGNSGGDPMIDRAEKTGSVGLLVALALSFVGAAVALALVKPENAAPYVQILLGLLAVVGVFALFAGAIGLVRFGARPAGPSLSRAFLNGLEEGIVITDDQGRIVYANPAYAQMIRAATPKDVRTVERVFAGIPDAAEAMFRLSEAARERRAGEEEIRTGQPLGDPDGGARWYRVKAGPLGGAFAEKADAGLTVWRVADTTEDRDAQESSFQELQQVVTFLDHAPAGFFSADPNGRITYLNATLADWLGYDLAKFEPGSIRLADIVQGTGLTLLGDLAAPADGRTRIVDLDLVKRNGQGLAVRLLHKVTQTPGGTPGDSRTLVINRSAGEDVSEALRAAEVRFHRFFNNTPIAIAAVDREGRIGLTNAPFLKLFGDRIRTELGQRTALADLLIAADRAKLAAAIEAAAGGQGAIEHVDAELAGDHGKQRSARFFVSAVEDGAGEGEAAIVYALETTQQRELEQQFAQSQKMQAIGQLAGGIAHDFNNVLTAIIGFSDLLLASHRPTDPSFQDIMNIKQNANRAAALVRQLLAFSRRQTLRPEVIHLGDTLADLHMLLGRLLGEKVELKVVHGRDLWPIKADTSQLEQVIVNLAVNARDAMPDGGRLTISTRNVGENDTLPYKTPGMPAGDYVLIEVEDTGTGIPPEIIEKIFEPFFTTKPVGQGTGLGLSTVYGIVKQTGGYVYCTSKAGEGTTFLIFLPRHVETAQPEPEAKVEAPAAVTDLTGSATILLVEDEEAVRAFASRALASRGYTVHEASTGTEALLVMEETGGSVDLVVSDVVMPEMDGPSLLRELRKQRPDLKIIFVSGYAEDAFARNLPEGEHFHFLPKPFSLKQLATAVKEALGR, from the coding sequence ATGTCGGACGCGAATATCGGAAATTCGGGTGGCGACCCCATGATCGACCGGGCGGAGAAGACCGGCAGCGTCGGTCTGCTCGTCGCGCTGGCCTTGTCCTTCGTCGGCGCGGCCGTGGCGCTCGCGCTGGTGAAGCCCGAGAACGCGGCGCCCTATGTGCAGATCCTGCTCGGGCTGCTCGCGGTCGTCGGCGTCTTCGCGCTGTTTGCCGGCGCGATCGGGCTGGTGCGCTTCGGCGCCCGTCCGGCCGGGCCGTCGCTGAGCCGGGCGTTCCTGAACGGGCTCGAGGAAGGCATCGTCATCACCGACGATCAGGGCCGTATCGTCTACGCAAATCCGGCCTATGCCCAGATGATCCGCGCGGCGACGCCGAAGGACGTGCGCACGGTCGAACGCGTGTTCGCCGGCATTCCCGACGCGGCCGAGGCGATGTTCCGGCTCTCGGAGGCCGCGCGCGAGCGGCGCGCCGGCGAGGAGGAGATCCGCACCGGCCAGCCGCTCGGCGATCCGGATGGCGGTGCGCGCTGGTATCGCGTCAAGGCGGGCCCGCTCGGCGGCGCCTTCGCCGAGAAGGCCGACGCCGGCCTGACCGTCTGGCGCGTCGCCGACACCACCGAGGACCGCGACGCGCAGGAATCGAGCTTCCAGGAACTGCAGCAGGTCGTGACCTTCCTCGATCATGCGCCGGCCGGCTTCTTCTCGGCCGATCCGAACGGCCGCATCACCTATCTGAACGCCACGCTCGCCGATTGGCTCGGCTACGACCTCGCCAAGTTCGAACCCGGCTCGATCCGGCTCGCCGACATCGTGCAGGGCACCGGCCTGACCCTGCTCGGCGATCTCGCGGCGCCGGCGGACGGGCGGACGCGCATCGTCGATCTCGACCTCGTCAAGCGCAACGGCCAGGGTCTCGCGGTCCGCCTGCTGCACAAGGTCACGCAGACGCCGGGCGGCACGCCCGGCGACAGCCGCACGCTGGTGATCAACCGCTCGGCCGGCGAGGACGTCTCGGAGGCGCTGCGCGCCGCGGAAGTGCGCTTCCACCGCTTCTTCAACAACACGCCGATCGCCATCGCCGCCGTCGACCGCGAAGGCCGCATCGGGCTCACCAACGCGCCGTTCCTGAAGCTGTTCGGCGACCGGATCCGGACCGAACTCGGCCAGCGCACCGCGCTCGCCGATCTGCTGATCGCGGCCGACCGCGCCAAGCTCGCGGCTGCGATCGAGGCGGCGGCGGGCGGGCAGGGCGCGATCGAGCATGTCGATGCCGAGCTGGCCGGCGACCATGGCAAGCAGCGCTCGGCGCGCTTCTTCGTCTCGGCGGTTGAGGACGGCGCGGGCGAGGGCGAGGCGGCGATCGTCTATGCGCTCGAGACCACCCAGCAGCGCGAGCTCGAACAGCAGTTCGCCCAGAGCCAGAAGATGCAGGCGATCGGTCAGCTCGCCGGCGGCATCGCCCACGACTTCAACAACGTCCTGACCGCGATCATCGGCTTCTCGGACCTGCTGCTCGCCAGCCATCGGCCGACCGATCCGTCGTTCCAGGACATCATGAACATCAAGCAGAACGCGAACCGCGCCGCCGCGCTGGTCCGCCAGCTGCTCGCCTTCTCGCGCCGGCAGACGCTCCGGCCGGAGGTCATCCATCTCGGCGACACGCTCGCCGACCTGCACATGCTGCTCGGCCGCCTGCTCGGCGAGAAGGTCGAGCTCAAGGTCGTCCACGGCCGCGATCTGTGGCCGATCAAGGCCGACACCAGCCAGCTCGAGCAGGTTATCGTCAATCTCGCCGTCAACGCCCGCGACGCCATGCCGGACGGCGGACGGCTGACGATCTCGACCCGCAATGTCGGCGAGAACGACACGCTGCCCTACAAGACGCCGGGCATGCCGGCCGGCGACTACGTCCTGATCGAGGTCGAGGATACCGGCACGGGCATTCCGCCGGAGATCATCGAGAAGATCTTCGAGCCGTTCTTCACGACCAAGCCGGTCGGGCAGGGCACGGGCCTCGGCCTGTCGACGGTCTACGGCATCGTCAAGCAGACCGGCGGTTATGTCTATTGCACCAGCAAGGCGGGCGAGGGCACGACCTTCCTGATCTTCCTGCCGCGCCACGTCGAGACTGCGCAGCCGGAGCCCGAGGCCAAGGTCGAGGCGCCGGCCGCGGTCACGGATCTAACCGGCTCGGCGACGATCCTGCTCGTCGAGGACGAGGAGGCGGTGCGCGCCTTCGCCTCGCGCGCACTCGCCTCGCGCGGCTACACCGTCCACGAGGCGTCGACGGGCACCGAGGCGCTCCTCGTCATGGAGGAGACGGGCGGCAGCGTCGATCTGGTCGTCTCCGACGTGGTCATGCCGGAGATGGACGGTCCGTCGCTCTTGCGCGAACTGCGCAAGCAGCGGCCGGATCTGAAGATCATCTTCGTCTCCGGCTACGCGGAGGACGCCTTCGCCCGCAACCTGCCCGAGGGCGAGCATTTCCACTTCCTGCCCAAGCCCTTCTCGCTGAAGCAGCTCGCGACGGCGGTCAAGGAAGCGCTCGGGCGGTAG